The proteins below come from a single Leptotrichia sp. oral taxon 223 genomic window:
- a CDS encoding VOC family protein, with amino-acid sequence MTARLELSERNDKIMNEGFIHFAFSTGNKENADKLTKRLVNDGFRCLSGLRTTGDGYYESVVEDCEGNLIEITE; translated from the coding sequence ATAACGGCACGTCTTGAACTTTCAGAAAGAAACGATAAAATAATGAATGAAGGCTTTATTCATTTTGCTTTTAGCACTGGAAACAAAGAGAATGCTGATAAATTGACAAAAAGACTTGTAAATGACGGATTTAGATGTTTAAGCGGGCTTAGAACGACTGGAGATGGATATTATGAAAGCGTTGTGGAGGATTGTGAGGGGAATTTGATAGAAATAACGGAATAG
- the radC gene encoding DNA repair protein RadC: MGDNREILAFKQKLAEEQEKGHRERLRQRFLSVGVKGFLDYELLELLLTYTIIRKNCRGIAKNLLKKYGDLYTILQQPEEELQKNKYVTERTVVFFKLLFEIIEKGLYKKIHNKKINISSNVKLLNYLEYSLLKRDVEVFKVLFLNTQNELLKEEELFYGTIDKSTVYIRELIKKILEYNAKGVILVHNHPAGSLKPSESDITLTKKVKEVFENMEIRLIDHLIISEKGYFSFLEGGIL, encoded by the coding sequence ATGGGGGATAATAGAGAAATATTGGCTTTTAAGCAAAAGTTGGCTGAGGAGCAGGAAAAAGGGCATCGGGAAAGACTAAGGCAGAGATTTTTGTCTGTGGGGGTAAAAGGCTTTCTGGATTATGAACTTTTAGAGCTTTTGCTGACATATACGATTATTAGGAAAAATTGCAGGGGAATTGCTAAAAATTTGTTAAAGAAATATGGTGATTTGTACACGATTTTACAGCAGCCTGAGGAAGAATTGCAGAAAAATAAGTATGTGACGGAAAGAACAGTTGTTTTTTTTAAACTTCTGTTTGAAATTATAGAAAAGGGACTTTATAAAAAAATACATAATAAAAAAATTAATATATCAAGCAATGTCAAGTTATTGAATTATTTGGAATATTCCCTTTTGAAAAGGGATGTGGAAGTGTTTAAAGTGCTATTTTTAAATACGCAGAATGAGCTTCTCAAGGAAGAGGAACTGTTTTATGGAACGATTGATAAAAGTACAGTTTATATTCGGGAATTAATAAAAAAAATATTGGAATATAATGCAAAGGGCGTAATTCTGGTGCATAATCATCCAGCAGGTTCGTTAAAACCGTCAGAATCTGATATTACATTGACAAAAAAAGTGAAGGAAGTATTTGAAAATATGGAAATACGCCTGATTGATCATTTAATAATAAGTGAAAAGGGATATTTTAGTTTTTTAGAAGGTGGGATTTTATGA
- the ricT gene encoding PSP1 domain-containing protein encodes MKIINIKFRKTKKVYPFMINDTEDYKKGDHVLVDTIRGEQIGIVLGLALNKEQGEQDDLKIREVKRKLSNKEIEKLKELDKKADEAYFKCKKIVKYLLPEMNLVIGEYTFDESKLIFYFTANNRLDFRELVKEVNRTFKKRVEFYQIKTNDEGRILSAFGKYGREIYW; translated from the coding sequence ATGAAAATAATAAATATTAAATTTAGAAAGACAAAAAAAGTTTATCCATTTATGATAAACGACACGGAAGATTATAAAAAGGGAGATCACGTGCTTGTGGACACAATTCGTGGTGAACAGATTGGAATAGTTCTGGGGCTTGCCTTAAATAAGGAGCAAGGCGAGCAGGATGACTTGAAAATCAGGGAAGTGAAAAGAAAACTGTCAAATAAGGAAATTGAAAAGTTGAAGGAACTGGACAAAAAGGCAGACGAAGCCTATTTCAAGTGTAAAAAAATAGTAAAATATCTGTTGCCGGAAATGAACCTTGTTATCGGAGAATACACATTTGACGAAAGCAAACTTATATTTTATTTTACAGCGAACAACAGGCTTGACTTTAGGGAGCTTGTGAAGGAAGTAAACAGAACATTCAAGAAAAGAGTGGAATTTTATCAGATTAAAACAAACGATGAAGGACGGATATTGTCAGCATTTGGGAAATATGGACGGGAAATTTACTGGTAA
- the agp gene encoding bifunctional glucose-1-phosphatase/inositol phosphatase, translating into MSKIRKIVIFLMFVFCSLMMFSSENLQLEKVVIFSRHGLRSPLTSPGSRLSKVTPYEWENWDVPASHLTKKGAILETYFGQYINDWLIQNEVIKRGECLSPDNAQIYTNSLQRTIATGQSLTTGIFPGCDIKTEHKMEIGKMDPVFNPVITTDNARFKEEALKGMNLKKQNQELKGSYSLLSDVINYTKSEECLKEGKCKFFNEEGTLKIEKDKEPGVDGPLKLGTQLGDALLLQYYEGYPLDKIVGNNINTREKWQKITDIKNGYEDLLFATDKVAKNVAAPLIKYIYNDINSSNHKVTVLVGHDSNIVAMLAALGFKDYKLEEQVEKTPIGGKVFFEIWKDKKTGEKKVKVEYLYQTLSQIRETQKLTRENPPKHTVLEMKNCKIDKEGYCPYSKFMTELRKFN; encoded by the coding sequence ATGTCAAAAATAAGAAAAATTGTGATATTTTTGATGTTTGTTTTTTGTAGTTTGATGATGTTTTCCAGTGAAAATTTGCAGCTGGAAAAGGTTGTGATTTTTAGCAGACATGGTCTGCGTTCACCTTTAACGTCGCCAGGGAGCAGATTGTCGAAGGTAACTCCGTATGAATGGGAGAACTGGGATGTGCCTGCAAGTCATTTGACAAAAAAAGGCGCTATTCTGGAAACTTATTTTGGACAGTATATAAATGACTGGTTAATACAAAATGAAGTTATAAAAAGAGGAGAATGCCTGAGTCCTGATAATGCTCAAATTTATACAAATAGCCTGCAAAGAACAATCGCAACTGGGCAATCACTTACAACTGGGATATTTCCAGGATGTGATATTAAAACAGAGCATAAAATGGAAATAGGGAAAATGGATCCTGTGTTTAATCCAGTAATTACAACTGATAATGCCAGATTTAAGGAAGAAGCGTTAAAAGGGATGAATTTGAAGAAACAGAATCAGGAATTAAAAGGTTCATATTCCTTGTTAAGTGATGTAATTAACTATACGAAATCTGAAGAATGCTTAAAGGAAGGAAAATGTAAATTTTTTAATGAGGAAGGGACATTGAAAATTGAAAAAGATAAGGAACCAGGAGTAGATGGACCGTTAAAATTGGGAACACAGCTTGGAGATGCCCTGTTATTGCAATATTATGAAGGATATCCGCTGGATAAAATTGTTGGAAATAATATAAATACAAGGGAAAAATGGCAAAAAATAACAGATATAAAAAATGGATATGAAGATTTGTTATTTGCAACAGATAAAGTAGCCAAAAACGTGGCTGCACCGTTGATAAAATACATTTATAACGATATAAATTCGTCAAATCACAAAGTAACAGTGCTGGTGGGGCATGATTCTAATATAGTTGCCATGCTTGCCGCTTTAGGTTTTAAAGATTATAAATTGGAAGAGCAAGTTGAAAAAACTCCAATTGGTGGAAAAGTATTCTTTGAAATTTGGAAAGATAAAAAAACAGGAGAAAAAAAAGTAAAAGTTGAATATTTGTATCAGACATTGAGCCAAATAAGGGAAACACAAAAATTGACAAGGGAAAATCCACCTAAACATACAGTTTTAGAAATGAAAAATTGTAAAATTGATAAAGAAGGATATTGTCCGTATTCTAAATTTATGACAGAATTACGAAAATTTAATTAA
- a CDS encoding DNA translocase FtsK, with protein MDKRKIEGIIWFIVGFILVLLLANKSSMLNDNAGENIFSLILSGITLFFGKMTWFIAIASMLYGIIIFFYEKIGIHVTQGKIAALIGLFLSWSVILIRGSVVKGTPLANTFTEAGRKLLEIGFNRESGGIPGALLSMPFYSVLHLQAMLIGLTVLVIVFLGLLVKDVIELGYELLKEVIKYYKSDEYKEKKRKLAAKKYAENLKKTDYKRYQREMLKAKIIQSRNEKLSFEIAKKPKDNFLQKTEVYSKEELAEKEKEWIELFEEKEREKQKNLQNSNPKKNSDEQKDDAKELEIKSENIKNPENSENQKVKSSDSEKAEDEKARTEEVDKENKEGKREPKLEIVTPLRREATANSAHMDPNFQEFPKLEAFENTEAVEKGFEEELKKVNAMFDNNQGYDDVVKKSISEIFKSKPMDLKKKEQIEKSIRENVSHLENVLKEFGVEAKVVNYEYGPTITRYEIIIPKGVKVSKVTGLSDDIAMNLAAESIRIEAPIPGKNTIGIETPNKIKEPVHFSNIIKNKELDSGELKVILGKDIVGRDKFIDIAKMPHLLIAGQTGSGKSVAVNTLISTLISKKSENEVKFIMVDPKMVELMPYNDIPHLLVPVIIDPHQAAIALKWAVNEMENRYKKLMENGVRNIKGYNNLSYVEKMPYIVIIIDELADLMMVASGSVEESIARIAQKARAVGIHLVVATQRPSTDVITGMIKANLPSRISFALRSQVDSRTILDTAGAEKLLGQGDMLLLANGSSKLQRIQGAYISDEEVKNLTDTLKSAKKVKYRNEILEEVEDETIDIDPFFENAVNIVKQEEKVSISMLQRKLKIGFNRASRIYDQLKEHGIINYDNQLIGDNIDELD; from the coding sequence ATGGATAAAAGAAAAATCGAGGGCATAATTTGGTTTATTGTGGGATTTATACTGGTTTTGCTGTTGGCAAATAAATCCAGCATGTTAAATGATAATGCTGGGGAAAATATTTTTTCGCTTATATTGAGTGGAATTACGCTGTTTTTTGGGAAAATGACGTGGTTTATAGCGATAGCTTCAATGCTGTACGGAATAATAATATTTTTTTATGAAAAAATTGGAATTCATGTTACACAAGGAAAAATAGCCGCACTCATCGGATTATTTTTAAGCTGGTCAGTGATTTTGATAAGAGGTTCCGTTGTTAAGGGAACTCCACTGGCAAACACTTTTACTGAAGCGGGGAGAAAACTGCTGGAAATAGGATTTAACCGTGAAAGTGGCGGAATACCTGGAGCGCTGCTGTCAATGCCGTTTTACAGCGTTTTGCATTTGCAGGCTATGCTGATAGGATTAACAGTTTTAGTAATAGTTTTCTTAGGCCTGCTAGTCAAGGATGTGATTGAGCTGGGATATGAACTTTTAAAGGAAGTTATAAAATATTATAAGAGCGATGAATATAAAGAGAAAAAGAGAAAACTGGCAGCCAAAAAATATGCAGAAAACTTAAAAAAAACAGATTATAAGCGTTATCAGCGGGAAATGTTAAAGGCAAAAATCATACAGTCAAGAAATGAAAAATTAAGTTTTGAAATTGCTAAAAAACCGAAGGACAATTTTTTGCAAAAAACGGAAGTTTATTCAAAGGAAGAGCTTGCTGAAAAGGAAAAGGAATGGATTGAACTTTTTGAAGAAAAGGAAAGGGAAAAACAGAAAAATTTACAAAATTCAAATCCTAAAAAAAATTCAGATGAACAGAAAGATGATGCAAAAGAACTAGAAATTAAATCGGAAAATATAAAAAATCCTGAAAATTCAGAAAATCAAAAGGTAAAATCATCAGATTCTGAAAAAGCTGAAGATGAAAAAGCAAGAACAGAAGAAGTGGACAAAGAAAATAAAGAAGGCAAGAGGGAACCTAAATTGGAAATCGTGACACCGTTAAGACGGGAAGCGACCGCTAATTCTGCACATATGGATCCGAACTTTCAGGAGTTTCCAAAACTTGAGGCATTTGAGAATACGGAGGCTGTAGAAAAGGGATTTGAGGAAGAGCTGAAAAAAGTGAATGCTATGTTTGACAATAATCAAGGATATGATGATGTTGTGAAAAAATCAATTTCTGAAATTTTTAAATCAAAACCGATGGATTTGAAAAAGAAGGAGCAGATTGAAAAAAGTATAAGGGAAAATGTGAGTCATCTGGAAAATGTGCTAAAGGAATTTGGAGTGGAAGCGAAGGTTGTGAATTATGAATACGGGCCTACCATTACGAGATATGAAATTATTATTCCAAAAGGTGTGAAGGTAAGTAAAGTTACTGGACTTTCAGATGACATAGCAATGAATCTGGCGGCGGAAAGCATTCGTATAGAAGCACCGATTCCAGGGAAAAATACTATTGGGATTGAAACTCCAAATAAAATAAAGGAGCCTGTTCATTTTTCAAATATTATAAAGAATAAGGAACTGGACAGCGGAGAATTAAAGGTAATATTAGGAAAAGATATTGTTGGACGGGATAAATTTATAGATATTGCGAAAATGCCGCATTTACTGATTGCAGGACAGACAGGTTCGGGGAAGTCGGTTGCTGTAAATACACTGATTTCAACATTGATTTCTAAAAAGTCTGAAAATGAAGTAAAATTTATAATGGTGGATCCGAAAATGGTGGAACTTATGCCATATAACGACATTCCACATTTGCTTGTACCTGTAATTATAGATCCTCATCAAGCTGCAATAGCATTGAAATGGGCAGTGAATGAGATGGAAAACAGATACAAGAAACTTATGGAAAATGGCGTGAGAAATATAAAAGGTTACAATAATCTGAGTTATGTAGAAAAAATGCCATATATTGTCATAATAATTGATGAATTGGCAGATCTTATGATGGTTGCGTCTGGAAGCGTGGAAGAATCCATAGCGAGAATTGCGCAAAAGGCAAGAGCCGTTGGAATACATCTGGTTGTAGCGACACAGCGTCCATCCACCGATGTTATCACAGGAATGATAAAGGCCAACCTGCCAAGCAGAATTTCATTTGCCTTAAGATCGCAAGTTGACTCAAGAACAATACTTGACACCGCAGGAGCTGAAAAGCTGCTAGGACAGGGAGATATGCTGCTTCTTGCTAACGGTTCATCAAAATTGCAGAGAATACAGGGGGCATATATTTCAGATGAGGAAGTTAAAAATTTGACGGATACGCTAAAATCTGCTAAAAAGGTGAAATATAGAAATGAAATTCTGGAAGAAGTTGAAGATGAAACAATTGATATTGATCCATTTTTTGAAAATGCAGTAAATATTGTGAAACAGGAGGAGAAAGTATCTATTTCAATGTTACAGCGTAAATTGAAGATAGGATTTAACAGGGCTTCACGAATTTACGACCAGTTGAAGGAACATGGGATTATCAATTATGACAATCAGTTAATAGGAGATAATATTGATGAACTTGATTAA
- a CDS encoding rod shape-determining protein: protein MKFFDIFKANIAPKATRDIAIDLGTANTVVYVKGEGIQVDEPTYVAINKKTEELEHIGEKAKEIIGRTAKHTEIIRPLKNGVISNYEVTERMLEEFLHRIKKDKFQSSRVIICVPSGVTQVERRAVIEVVKDAGAKEVYLIEEPIAAAIGVGIDLFEPKGHLIVDIGGGTTEIAFIVSGGAALSKSIKIAGDHLNEDIMEYVKDAHNLLIGERTAEELKMNTISQDDPDYEYEIRGRELGVGLPKSLKIKASEIDGAIKRHIDAIIDEVRLTIEEIEPEVAADIYETGIFLSGGGAGIRILKERIEEELLLQVTVGDDAIHAVVTGIAEVLTDFNKYKNIIISPTYEY from the coding sequence ATGAAATTTTTTGATATTTTTAAGGCAAACATAGCGCCAAAAGCTACACGAGATATAGCTATTGATCTGGGAACGGCAAATACGGTTGTATATGTAAAAGGTGAGGGAATCCAAGTAGATGAGCCAACTTATGTTGCAATTAACAAAAAAACTGAAGAATTGGAGCATATTGGTGAAAAAGCTAAGGAAATCATTGGAAGAACTGCAAAACATACTGAAATTATCCGTCCGTTAAAAAATGGAGTAATTTCAAATTATGAAGTTACTGAAAGAATGCTTGAAGAATTTTTACATAGAATAAAAAAAGATAAGTTTCAAAGTTCAAGAGTTATAATCTGTGTTCCAAGTGGAGTTACACAAGTGGAAAGAAGAGCTGTAATTGAAGTTGTAAAAGATGCAGGAGCAAAAGAGGTTTACTTGATTGAGGAACCGATAGCGGCTGCAATTGGTGTTGGAATTGACTTGTTTGAACCGAAAGGGCATCTGATTGTCGATATAGGTGGAGGAACTACGGAAATTGCATTTATTGTATCTGGCGGAGCGGCATTATCAAAATCAATTAAAATTGCTGGAGATCATTTGAATGAAGATATTATGGAATATGTAAAGGATGCACATAATCTGTTAATTGGTGAGAGAACAGCGGAAGAATTAAAAATGAATACGATAAGTCAGGATGATCCTGATTATGAGTATGAAATCAGAGGGCGTGAATTAGGTGTTGGATTACCGAAAAGTCTGAAAATAAAAGCATCTGAAATTGATGGAGCAATAAAAAGACATATTGATGCGATTATTGATGAAGTAAGACTTACAATAGAGGAAATTGAGCCTGAAGTAGCAGCAGATATTTATGAAACAGGAATTTTTCTATCTGGTGGTGGAGCTGGAATAAGAATCTTGAAAGAGAGAATAGAGGAGGAGCTATTATTACAGGTTACAGTTGGAGATGATGCGATTCATGCTGTAGTAACAGGAATTGCTGAAGTATTGACTGATTTTAACAAATATAAAAATATTATTATTTCACCAACATACGAATATTAA
- the scpB gene encoding SMC-Scp complex subunit ScpB translates to MEKFENKEIEEKKNKEAVPEVGNKIADIEEKVEAIIFLSKEMITIKELAQFYGMESFEMEEVLNNLREKRKNTGINLKIENGIACLVSNPLFGFDVKKFFNPEMKLKKLSRSAMETLAIIAYKGPITKAEIEQIRSVGVDTTMSNLLERKLIYISGRKKTAGTPNLYEVTDDFYSYLNIHGKQELPGSEQFQKIELLYREDEKAENKE, encoded by the coding sequence ATGGAAAAGTTTGAAAATAAAGAAATTGAAGAAAAAAAAAATAAGGAAGCTGTGCCTGAAGTAGGAAATAAAATTGCTGATATTGAAGAAAAGGTGGAAGCGATAATCTTTTTGTCAAAGGAAATGATAACAATTAAAGAACTGGCGCAGTTTTATGGGATGGAAAGCTTTGAGATGGAAGAAGTGCTGAATAATTTAAGGGAAAAAAGAAAAAATACTGGAATAAATTTAAAAATTGAAAATGGAATTGCATGTCTAGTGTCAAATCCGCTTTTTGGCTTTGATGTAAAAAAATTTTTTAATCCAGAAATGAAATTAAAGAAACTATCCCGTTCAGCAATGGAAACATTGGCAATCATTGCATACAAAGGGCCTATAACAAAAGCTGAAATAGAGCAAATCCGAAGTGTCGGTGTGGATACAACCATGTCAAACCTGCTGGAAAGAAAACTAATTTATATTTCTGGACGGAAAAAGACGGCTGGAACACCGAATTTATACGAAGTGACAGATGATTTTTACAGTTATCTGAATATTCATGGGAAACAGGAACTGCCAGGAAGTGAGCAGTTTCAAAAAATTGAGCTGCTTTACAGGGAAGATGAGAAGGCAGAAAATAAAGAGTAA
- a CDS encoding pseudouridine synthase, translated as MRLNKFIAETGFCSRRKADELINEGRVTVNKHEAIIGMDVKPEDVVRIDGERVRLNTRYEYYILNKPKRVLCSNEDKFGRKLAVDFIKSRARLFTYGRLDFMTEGLIIISNDGDIYNHVMHPRKKLYKSYIAKVSRELEDKDIEALQYGVVIDGKRTAPAKVKKIDKKELRIAIFEGRNRQIRKMLETLGYTVNSLKRIKVGELTLGHLQVGEYRALNEDEIKYLKNL; from the coding sequence ATGAGATTAAATAAATTTATAGCTGAAACGGGATTTTGTTCACGTAGGAAGGCTGATGAGCTGATAAATGAAGGAAGAGTTACAGTAAATAAGCACGAAGCAATTATCGGGATGGATGTGAAACCTGAGGATGTTGTCAGAATTGACGGAGAAAGAGTAAGACTTAACACAAGATATGAATACTATATTTTAAACAAGCCAAAAAGAGTGCTTTGTTCAAATGAGGACAAATTCGGACGTAAACTTGCAGTGGACTTTATAAAATCACGTGCCAGACTTTTTACTTATGGAAGGCTGGACTTTATGACGGAAGGGTTAATCATAATCAGTAATGATGGGGATATATACAATCATGTAATGCACCCACGAAAAAAATTATACAAAAGCTATATTGCAAAAGTGAGTCGTGAACTTGAAGATAAGGATATTGAGGCACTACAGTATGGAGTTGTGATTGATGGAAAAAGGACTGCACCTGCGAAAGTTAAGAAAATTGATAAAAAGGAACTTAGAATTGCGATTTTTGAGGGAAGAAACAGACAGATAAGAAAAATGCTGGAAACATTAGGATACACGGTTAATTCATTGAAACGGATTAAAGTGGGAGAACTTACGCTTGGACATTTGCAAGTGGGAGAATATCGTGCCTTGAATGAAGATGAAATCAAATATCTGAAAAATTTATAA
- a CDS encoding HAD-IB family phosphatase, translating to MESNKKSIFLIDFDITISKKDSTDVLLETHQPEFKKELRKRYRAGEFSIREFIKNGLGSLNITKEQYIKTLQENVPIDETFINFAKSGIKFKIVSAGARLNVQGTLSKYGINLPDSEVISNDLKFNGADKNEITVENPFLDREGYYGVDKKEAVENYQKQGYITYFVGDGPSDYKALEVADFAFVRKGTRAIKFCKENGIEFFEFENFNEILEWRNNTSY from the coding sequence TTGGAAAGTAATAAAAAATCAATATTTTTAATAGATTTTGACATAACAATCAGCAAAAAGGACTCAACAGACGTCTTACTTGAAACACACCAGCCTGAATTTAAAAAAGAACTGCGAAAAAGATACAGAGCCGGAGAGTTTTCCATAAGAGAATTTATAAAAAATGGGCTAGGTTCCCTAAATATTACAAAAGAGCAGTATATTAAGACTTTGCAGGAAAATGTGCCAATCGACGAAACTTTTATAAATTTTGCAAAAAGTGGAATTAAATTTAAAATTGTGAGTGCAGGTGCAAGGCTGAATGTGCAGGGAACTCTGTCAAAATATGGAATAAACTTGCCAGACAGCGAAGTTATCTCGAATGATTTAAAATTTAACGGAGCTGATAAAAACGAAATTACTGTGGAAAATCCATTTTTAGACAGGGAAGGCTATTACGGTGTTGATAAGAAGGAAGCTGTGGAAAATTATCAGAAGCAGGGTTACATAACTTATTTTGTGGGCGACGGTCCATCTGATTACAAGGCATTGGAAGTGGCTGATTTTGCTTTTGTGAGAAAAGGGACTAGGGCGATTAAGTTTTGTAAAGAGAATGGAATTGAGTTTTTTGAGTTTGAGAATTTTAATGAGATTTTGGAGTGGAGAAATAATACTTCTTATTAA
- a CDS encoding zeta toxin family protein, whose translation MENKSFYLFAGVNGVGKTTLFNAMNGNVKKSFRINSDEIVREIGKWNSEIDQVKAAKIAVGLRNECMEKGNSFNEETTLTGKTILKLIDKAREKNYKLHLFYVGVGSPDISKERIKKRVADGGHHIPNEVVDKRYEESLKNFEKILEKFDNVVVYDNSVRFRTLLRIIDKKVIKISDDLPEWMENTIN comes from the coding sequence ATGGAGAATAAAAGTTTCTATTTGTTTGCAGGTGTGAATGGGGTGGGGAAAACTACGCTGTTTAACGCAATGAATGGAAATGTAAAAAAATCATTCAGAATAAATAGTGATGAAATTGTAAGAGAAATTGGTAAATGGAATAGTGAAATTGATCAGGTAAAGGCGGCTAAAATTGCGGTTGGACTGAGAAATGAATGTATGGAAAAAGGAAATTCCTTTAATGAAGAAACTACTTTGACTGGTAAAACAATTTTAAAGTTGATTGATAAAGCAAGAGAAAAAAATTATAAGTTGCATTTATTTTATGTTGGTGTTGGAAGTCCTGATATTTCAAAAGAGAGAATAAAAAAGAGAGTGGCGGATGGCGGACATCATATTCCAAATGAAGTTGTTGATAAAAGATACGAGGAATCATTGAAGAATTTTGAGAAAATTCTGGAAAAATTTGATAATGTTGTAGTTTATGACAATAGTGTGAGATTTAGGACATTATTGCGAATTATTGATAAAAAAGTGATAAAAATATCAGATGATTTGCCAGAATGGATGGAAAATACAATAAATTAA
- the gatC gene encoding Asp-tRNA(Asn)/Glu-tRNA(Gln) amidotransferase subunit GatC yields the protein MLSKEDVLKIAALSKLEFSESEIEKFRVDLNKIFEHMEELNGVDTTDVEPLFNVLDLKDKLREDKVRDAGIKKEILENSPSKDEEFIIVPKVVGENADN from the coding sequence ATGTTAAGTAAAGAAGATGTTTTAAAAATAGCAGCACTTTCTAAATTGGAATTTTCAGAAAGTGAAATTGAGAAATTTAGGGTGGATTTGAATAAAATATTTGAGCATATGGAAGAGTTGAATGGTGTTGATACGACTGATGTAGAGCCACTTTTTAATGTGTTGGACTTAAAAGATAAATTGAGAGAAGATAAAGTTAGGGATGCTGGAATTAAGAAGGAAATTTTAGAAAATTCGCCTAGTAAGGATGAAGAATTTATAATTGTGCCAAAAGTTGTTGGAGAAAATGCGGATAATTAG